From a region of the Etheostoma cragini isolate CJK2018 chromosome 20, CSU_Ecrag_1.0, whole genome shotgun sequence genome:
- the erg28 gene encoding probable ergosterol biosynthetic protein 28, giving the protein MSRFLNVLRSWLVMVSVIAIGNTVQSFKDHSFLSEKLYTGTPEFVNGLQARTFGIWTLLSSIIRCSCAIDIQNRTLYHITLWTFVLALGHFLSEAFIYKTAPLTIGVMAPLIVATFSIIGMLIGFQCIPEPQEEVAARQKKRN; this is encoded by the exons ATGAGTCGCTTTCTGAACGTCCTGCGCAGCTGGTTGGTGATGGTGTCCGTCATCGCGATTGGAAACACCGTGCAGAGTTTCAAAGACCACAGTTTTTTGTCAGAGAAGCTGTACACAGGCACACCAGAGTTTG TGAATGGTCTCCAAGCTCGAACATTTGGCATTTGGACGCTGCTGTCGTCTATCATTCGCTGTTCCTGTGCCATTGACATCCAGAACAGAAC GCTGTATCACATCACCCTGTGGACATTTGTGCTGGCTTTGGGTCACTTCTTGTCTGAAGCCTTCATCTACAAAACTGCTCCCCTGACTATCGGTGTCATGGCACCTCTCATTGTGGCAA CTTTCTCCATCATAGGAATGCTGATTGGATTCCAGTGTATCCCAGAGCCACAAGAGGAAGTTGCAGCACGACAGAAGAAGCGTAACTGA